The proteins below are encoded in one region of Methanofollis aquaemaris:
- a CDS encoding aspartate aminotransferase family protein yields MELAENYRELDARYYMPAFSRTTEIVRGQGARLWDAEGREYIDCVAGIAVCSTGHCHPKVVEAICKQAHELIHCSNLFYVPHQAELAEKIVEISGLVGGKAFFSNSGAEANEGAIKLARLATGRKKFISFTHSFHGRTMGALAVTHKPAIREPFEPLEPACTFVEYGNLDALEQAFDDDVAGVIVESIQGESGVIPAPEGFLEGIRECCDRHGALMIIDEVQTGMGRTGKWFSFQHTQAQPDILTMAKGIASGFPMGALVARKGLEFKGGEHGSTFAGGPLACAAARATISVIEELLPSIPEKGARFAEGLAAWKPRQVGLMIGFTVGERCAEMQQYCAEHGVLINCAADGNIRLVPPLVITDEEIDAAVGVINEALGR; encoded by the coding sequence ATGGAGTTAGCAGAGAACTACCGGGAACTGGACGCCCGGTACTATATGCCCGCCTTCTCGCGCACGACCGAGATCGTGCGCGGGCAGGGGGCCCGCCTCTGGGACGCGGAGGGGCGCGAATATATCGACTGTGTCGCGGGGATCGCGGTCTGCAGCACCGGCCACTGCCACCCGAAGGTGGTGGAGGCGATCTGCAAGCAAGCGCACGAACTGATCCACTGCTCGAACCTCTTCTATGTGCCGCACCAGGCAGAACTTGCCGAGAAGATCGTGGAGATCTCAGGTCTTGTCGGGGGGAAGGCCTTCTTCTCCAACTCGGGTGCCGAGGCGAACGAAGGGGCGATCAAACTCGCCCGTCTCGCCACCGGCAGGAAGAAGTTCATCTCTTTCACGCACAGTTTCCACGGCCGGACAATGGGGGCGCTTGCCGTCACCCACAAACCGGCGATCCGGGAACCTTTCGAGCCTCTTGAGCCTGCATGCACCTTTGTCGAGTACGGCAATCTCGACGCCCTTGAGCAGGCGTTCGACGACGATGTTGCCGGCGTGATCGTTGAGAGCATCCAGGGAGAGTCGGGTGTCATCCCAGCGCCAGAAGGTTTCCTCGAAGGGATCAGGGAGTGCTGTGACCGCCACGGCGCCCTGATGATCATCGACGAGGTCCAGACCGGGATGGGAAGAACCGGAAAGTGGTTCTCCTTCCAGCACACGCAGGCGCAACCCGACATTCTCACGATGGCCAAGGGGATCGCAAGCGGTTTCCCCATGGGGGCGCTCGTCGCCCGCAAGGGTCTTGAGTTCAAGGGGGGCGAGCATGGGAGCACCTTTGCCGGCGGGCCACTTGCCTGCGCCGCTGCACGGGCGACGATCAGCGTGATCGAGGAACTTCTCCCATCTATCCCGGAGAAGGGCGCACGCTTCGCCGAGGGCCTTGCCGCCTGGAAGCCCAGGCAGGTGGGACTGATGATCGGGTTCACGGTCGGCGAGCGCTGTGCCGAGATGCAGCAGTACTGTGCTGAGCACGGCGTGCTGATCAACTGTGCGGCCGATGGGAACATCAGGCTCGTGCCGCCCCTTGTCATCACCGACGAGGAGATCGACGCGGCCGTCGGTGTGATCAATGAGGCGCTCGGTCGTTAG
- the guaA gene encoding glutamine-hydrolyzing GMP synthase: protein MVKVEQFIERAVEEIKQKAGDEKVVVALSGGVDSSVCAMLAARAIGENLIPIYVDTGLMRKGESERICEVFCDLGVKRVNAADEFFAALKGITDPEEKRKVIGERFIRIFEREAKATGAKYLLQGTIYPDRIESEGGIKSHHNVGGMPLDMMFEQVIEPLRDLYKDEVRDVAGGLDLPAEIQHRMPFPGPGLAVRVLGEVTPDKIAVVREANAIVEDELVERYQPWQCFAALLGRGTGVKGDIRCFGWVVAVRAVNSRDGMTADPMEVPFDDLVRIAGRIASEIAEVSRVVYDITPKPPATIEYE from the coding sequence ATGGTCAAGGTAGAGCAGTTTATCGAGCGCGCAGTCGAGGAGATCAAACAGAAGGCAGGGGACGAGAAGGTCGTCGTCGCCCTCTCCGGCGGTGTGGATTCCTCGGTCTGTGCGATGCTTGCGGCGCGGGCGATCGGGGAGAACCTGATCCCCATCTATGTGGACACCGGCCTGATGCGCAAGGGCGAAAGCGAACGGATCTGTGAGGTCTTCTGTGACCTGGGCGTGAAGAGAGTCAATGCCGCCGATGAATTCTTTGCGGCGCTGAAGGGGATCACCGATCCTGAGGAGAAGAGAAAGGTCATCGGCGAGCGGTTCATCAGGATCTTCGAGCGTGAGGCGAAGGCCACGGGAGCGAAGTACCTCCTCCAGGGGACGATCTATCCTGACCGGATCGAGAGCGAGGGCGGGATCAAGAGCCACCACAATGTCGGCGGCATGCCCCTGGACATGATGTTCGAGCAGGTGATCGAGCCCCTGCGCGACCTGTACAAGGACGAGGTGCGTGACGTCGCCGGTGGTCTGGACCTGCCGGCCGAGATCCAGCACAGGATGCCCTTCCCTGGCCCTGGACTTGCGGTGCGGGTGCTCGGCGAGGTGACCCCCGACAAGATCGCGGTCGTTCGTGAGGCGAACGCCATCGTGGAGGACGAACTCGTCGAACGCTACCAGCCCTGGCAGTGCTTTGCAGCGCTCCTCGGCCGGGGAACCGGCGTCAAGGGCGACATCAGGTGCTTCGGCTGGGTCGTCGCCGTGAGGGCGGTGAACTCGCGCGACGGCATGACCGCCGACCCGATGGAGGTGCCCTTCGACGACCTGGTCAGGATCGCCGGGCGGATCGCCTCCGAGATCGCCGAGGTTTCGAGGGTGGTCTACGATATCACCCCCAAGCCCCCTGCGACTATCGAATACGAATGA
- a CDS encoding CTP synthase has product MKYIFVTGGVMSGLGKGITAASIGRILKNRGYQVTAIKIDPYLNIDAGTMNPAQHGEVFVLSDGGEVDLDLGNYERFLDIELTSNHNITTGKIYKSVIEKERRGDFLGGTVQIIPHITDEIKACITRTAEEFENNGHRAEVCLVEVGGTVGDIESMPFLEAVRQMRGDLPAHDTALVHVTLVPADTMGDLKTKPTQHSVKALRELGLRPDMIVCRSDRVLPMHSRRKISDFCDVPLNAVVSAADAPDIYHVPMELEKEGAANVVLDLLDLEKRGVDAEWYRTVTEDYTNRVTIGIVSKYGIEDVYLSIKEALKHAGRSISAEVLIKWLDAESYEPAELAEVDGILIPGGFGQRGVSGKISAIRYARENQIPFLGICLGFQMAVVEFARDALGYEDAISEEFGEGTQVIAILPEQEDVTDLGGTMRLGNYPVDVAQGTRAWSLYQKKDITERHRHRYEVNPEYIEELKEGGLVFSGTNGNRMEILELPSHPFFFATQFHPEFRSRPTRPSPPYVGFVKACMEYKNQKHQ; this is encoded by the coding sequence TTGAAGTATATATTCGTTACTGGCGGCGTAATGAGTGGCCTTGGCAAAGGCATAACGGCGGCATCGATCGGGAGGATCCTGAAGAACCGTGGCTATCAGGTCACGGCAATCAAGATCGATCCCTATCTGAACATCGATGCGGGCACCATGAACCCTGCACAGCACGGTGAGGTCTTCGTGCTCAGCGACGGTGGCGAGGTGGACCTTGATCTCGGCAACTACGAGCGTTTTCTTGACATCGAGTTGACGAGCAACCACAACATCACCACCGGCAAGATCTACAAGAGTGTCATCGAGAAGGAACGGCGGGGCGACTTCCTGGGCGGGACCGTTCAGATCATCCCGCACATCACCGACGAGATCAAGGCCTGCATTACCAGGACGGCCGAGGAGTTCGAGAACAACGGCCACCGGGCAGAAGTGTGCCTCGTCGAGGTCGGCGGTACGGTCGGCGACATCGAGTCGATGCCCTTCCTCGAAGCGGTGCGCCAGATGCGCGGCGATCTCCCGGCGCACGACACGGCCCTCGTGCATGTGACCCTGGTGCCTGCCGACACGATGGGCGACCTCAAGACCAAACCGACGCAGCACTCGGTCAAGGCGCTGCGTGAACTCGGGCTGCGCCCAGACATGATCGTCTGCCGGAGCGACCGGGTTCTTCCCATGCACTCGCGCCGCAAGATCTCCGACTTCTGTGACGTCCCGCTCAACGCGGTCGTCAGTGCGGCCGATGCCCCTGATATCTATCATGTCCCGATGGAACTTGAGAAGGAAGGGGCTGCCAACGTCGTCCTCGACCTCCTTGATCTGGAAAAGCGTGGTGTGGACGCCGAGTGGTATCGCACCGTCACCGAGGACTACACCAATCGGGTGACCATAGGGATTGTCAGCAAGTACGGGATCGAGGATGTCTATCTCTCGATCAAGGAGGCTCTCAAGCACGCCGGCCGCTCAATCTCTGCCGAGGTGTTGATCAAGTGGCTGGATGCGGAGAGTTATGAACCTGCAGAACTCGCTGAAGTGGACGGGATCCTGATCCCCGGCGGCTTTGGCCAGCGGGGGGTATCAGGAAAGATCTCCGCGATCCGATATGCCAGAGAGAACCAGATTCCCTTCCTCGGGATCTGTCTGGGTTTCCAGATGGCAGTCGTGGAGTTCGCGCGTGATGCCCTTGGCTATGAGGACGCGATCTCAGAGGAGTTCGGCGAGGGCACCCAGGTAATCGCTATTCTCCCCGAGCAGGAGGATGTGACCGACCTCGGGGGGACGATGCGTCTTGGGAACTATCCGGTCGACGTGGCGCAGGGGACCAGGGCCTGGAGCCTCTACCAGAAGAAGGATATCACCGAACGGCACCGTCACCGCTATGAGGTGAACCCCGAGTATATCGAGGAACTGAAAGAGGGGGGGCTGGTCTTTTCAGGGACGAACGGGAACAGGATGGAGATCCTCGAACTCCCCTCCCACCCGTTCTTCTTTGCAACCCAGTTCCACCCTGAGTTCAGGTCCAGGCCGACAAGGCCGTCTCCGCCGTATGTCGGGTTTGTGAAGGCGTGCATGGAATACAAGAACCAGAAACACCAGTAA
- a CDS encoding PaaI family thioesterase → MGYLEEIKARGREANPFFGLMGIDPVSYGDGRAELSMTVRPEMQNGAGWLQGGVYTALADEAMALAIITLLQEDERIATISETTSFFAGVRDGTLRARGEVVRKGRRIAFAEAEVSDPEGRVLARTTASFAVMGPRGRAD, encoded by the coding sequence ATGGGTTACCTTGAAGAGATCAAGGCCAGGGGTAGGGAGGCCAATCCATTCTTTGGCCTGATGGGTATCGACCCTGTCTCGTATGGGGACGGTCGGGCCGAACTCTCGATGACCGTCAGGCCGGAGATGCAGAACGGGGCTGGCTGGCTGCAGGGCGGCGTCTACACTGCCCTGGCAGACGAGGCGATGGCCCTGGCCATCATCACCCTCCTCCAGGAAGACGAACGGATCGCCACCATCTCCGAGACGACAAGTTTCTTTGCGGGCGTGCGGGACGGGACACTCAGGGCCAGAGGCGAGGTAGTGAGAAAAGGACGGCGCATCGCCTTCGCCGAGGCAGAGGTCTCAGATCCGGAAGGGAGGGTGCTTGCCAGGACCACCGCATCGTTCGCGGTGATGGGACCGAGGGGGAGAGCGGATTGA
- a CDS encoding DJ-1/PfpI family protein, with amino-acid sequence MKLVLAIAPDKFRDEEFEVPQKIFSEAGVETVVASTRVGTCQGMVGAMAEATAAFADLNPEEYDGIVVVGGIGSQDYLWTDADLKKLVQGCAKAGKVVAAICLSPAVLARAGVLDGKNATVFRSPASIYEMERGGARLVEESVVTDGMVVTANGPSVAGSFAEAVLSALSR; translated from the coding sequence ATGAAACTCGTACTCGCAATTGCACCTGACAAGTTCCGCGACGAAGAATTCGAGGTGCCGCAGAAGATCTTCTCTGAGGCAGGAGTCGAGACGGTGGTCGCCTCCACCAGGGTCGGCACCTGCCAGGGGATGGTCGGTGCGATGGCAGAGGCGACGGCCGCCTTCGCCGACCTGAACCCCGAGGAGTACGACGGCATCGTGGTCGTTGGGGGCATCGGGTCGCAGGACTATCTCTGGACCGATGCCGACCTGAAAAAACTCGTGCAGGGATGTGCAAAGGCCGGGAAGGTTGTCGCTGCGATCTGTCTCTCTCCGGCCGTCCTGGCACGCGCCGGTGTCCTTGACGGGAAGAATGCAACGGTCTTCAGGAGCCCCGCCTCCATATATGAGATGGAACGGGGCGGGGCCAGACTCGTGGAAGAGAGCGTCGTCACCGACGGAATGGTCGTAACGGCCAACGGACCTTCGGTCGCGGGGTCGTTCGCAGAGGCCGTTCTCTCGGCCCTCTCCAGATAA
- a CDS encoding hybrid sensor histidine kinase/response regulator — MESSKSNSPDSEISLFSLAMDQAGDGVLLIDQEGSIIYANEVFGTLFGLAAEGLAGRSALEVLESDLSPLFEDQTGFLNLVGSMYRKDREINGGEWTLTGPGAHGVAYSSHLVRSGPLKGMRVDLFRDISERKMAEKRIKIGEKKHHALVSSSAAPCCTTDTTLRIISANKAFYDYFSTEKKESRSLPDLLPPESAARATGALHNLTPQEPRLSIENGDSEWIVHGIFTDEGTLAEVLWVWHEDWFKAGERAKKMRCLYKFVHLLHNEELPEEETLLRGAEMIERSVPWIHAVDISVPGRLSVSAGETEKGTRTSLPIDTGDGRCGEVTVWHHEGEQNPSAPSFFLLTIADEITLYLRNRTAQESAERSQVTYQTLFETTGTASFLLGPMMEILMVNREFLRMFGYTEAEIRGGMCWLSCADEDDQDMVRHFHQARLSDPENTPTTYECRAYAKDGSPRDLIVNVSLIPGTDLSIISLVDITTKKETDHELRVSEHRYRLITENATDVIFTLDPDLSFTYVSPSVGRITGIPPANVISRPIADLLTPGSFARFRDAAIEVLAPGGGPGPETGRSKALEIEALRADGSPLWAEVRINSLCDAEEDATVGVMGVMRDISDRKLAEERETQYVRELSFLSNAAVGFVDLPPEDEIYRFIGEHLCSFFDEALVFVAQYDSLEQKIIVRAVSGIDEDRDPRLYSMARGSMGMTLPLPEELYEDLLAGVLTPLERGTTSPLFIGQVKSAAETYMNGTAGSVHVVGIARSDNLFGCAIVVRRDDDYMEAISTIETFVHLSSVALQRRLLEMEIESTRSRLQHILSSSPVTIFSLEPPRERGGGMGLITYVTENIISLLGYEPEEVIYDSTFWTTTLHPSDRRRIQDEEFPELLEEGHKILEFRMRHKDGKYRWLHFEMRVTRDEEGNHVEVIGSAINISERKRIEEALRVMDSAITSSINAITITDLEGDLVFANNSTLKLWGYDEVKQVAGKPLERFWQPKKKVGKILERIEKDGGWMGELVGKKKGGKKFHASVSASMVTDEEEDPLCMMFSFMDITERTEIEDELARYRSHLEEIVFERTKKLTETNERLSAEIIERKRAEEEIRALSTFRESIIENATMLLTVTDTGGRVTVWNQAAEEVTGYARDEVVGGAEIWDRLVPDSRLRAKVLEVVRGECTRYDTFRNLEVTVRARDGEEKILLWNARTLRDGEGHPQGIVTLAKDITTRKRMEEEIRTSEARYRAVVEDQTEWICRFKPDMDLTFVNEACCRSFGLSRDELLSTTLDTILPTWFADLLPSLEEQLRAGRQSVTLDGRVKCSNQEERWHQWTVRAIFAPDGSVTEYQVVGRDITLVKKAEEEFVRTEKLLSLSELAGGIAHDFNNILTSVMGNINLAKMKLAPDDFVYQRLTEAETATMKAGDITRQLFSFSDLSEPEKDTVDLSDLAREAASYALRGSKCKCRFALEPLPMPVMGDAAQLLQVLHALIINADQAMPEGGTVTIGAGPVEVSGSDPIPIPKGRYVRVTVEDSGVGILPEHMGRIFDPYFTTKKHGSGIGLAMALPIIKNHGGWMDVASEPGIGTTFSLYLPATATDACEQMKPAVIAQGGSGSLLLMDDEVGILETTSDILRHLGYTVATAHDGEEAVARFAGAQEANTPFDGVILDLTVPGKMGGLETLKQLKHLDPEVRVLVSSGYLNDPIIKNPGNYGFYGSIGKPYMFEELSRSLQELLGH, encoded by the coding sequence TTGGAAAGTTCAAAGTCAAACTCCCCGGATTCTGAAATCTCTCTCTTCTCCCTGGCCATGGATCAGGCAGGCGACGGCGTCCTGCTCATCGACCAGGAAGGCTCGATCATCTATGCCAACGAAGTCTTCGGCACACTCTTCGGGCTTGCAGCAGAGGGACTCGCAGGGCGCAGCGCCCTTGAGGTATTGGAGTCGGACCTCTCGCCTCTCTTCGAGGATCAGACTGGTTTTCTGAATCTGGTCGGGTCGATGTATCGCAAGGACCGGGAGATCAACGGGGGTGAATGGACACTCACAGGACCGGGGGCCCACGGGGTGGCATATTCCAGTCACCTGGTCAGGAGCGGGCCGCTCAAAGGGATGCGGGTCGACCTCTTCCGAGATATCTCCGAGCGGAAAATGGCTGAGAAACGTATTAAAATCGGCGAAAAAAAACATCACGCACTGGTCTCGTCATCCGCAGCCCCCTGCTGCACGACCGACACGACCCTCAGAATAATCTCCGCCAACAAGGCCTTCTACGACTATTTCAGTACAGAAAAGAAAGAGAGTCGTTCTCTCCCTGACCTTCTCCCACCTGAGAGCGCCGCACGGGCCACAGGTGCGCTCCATAACCTCACACCACAGGAGCCACGGCTCTCGATAGAGAATGGAGATAGCGAGTGGATCGTTCACGGCATCTTCACAGACGAGGGCACGCTCGCCGAAGTTCTCTGGGTATGGCATGAGGACTGGTTCAAGGCCGGCGAACGGGCAAAAAAGATGCGGTGCCTGTACAAATTCGTGCACCTCCTCCACAACGAGGAACTCCCGGAGGAGGAGACACTCCTGCGAGGGGCGGAGATGATCGAGAGGTCGGTCCCCTGGATCCACGCAGTCGATATTTCAGTGCCCGGTCGTCTCTCCGTGTCGGCAGGAGAAACAGAGAAAGGGACACGAACTTCACTTCCAATAGATACCGGCGACGGCCGGTGTGGTGAGGTGACGGTCTGGCACCATGAAGGAGAACAGAACCCCTCAGCTCCATCCTTCTTCCTCCTCACCATAGCCGACGAGATCACCCTCTATCTCAGAAACAGGACGGCTCAGGAATCTGCCGAACGCTCCCAGGTCACATACCAGACCCTCTTCGAGACGACCGGCACCGCCTCCTTCCTCCTCGGCCCCATGATGGAGATTCTCATGGTCAACAGGGAATTCCTCCGGATGTTTGGATATACCGAGGCCGAGATCAGGGGCGGCATGTGCTGGCTCTCGTGCGCGGACGAAGACGACCAGGACATGGTCAGACACTTCCACCAGGCGCGGCTGAGTGATCCCGAGAACACCCCCACGACCTATGAATGCCGCGCCTATGCGAAAGACGGTTCTCCGAGGGATCTCATCGTCAATGTCTCCCTCATACCAGGGACCGACCTCTCGATCATCTCTCTGGTGGATATCACGACAAAGAAAGAGACCGATCATGAACTCAGGGTGAGCGAACACCGCTACCGGCTCATCACTGAGAACGCAACCGATGTGATCTTCACCCTCGATCCTGACCTCAGTTTCACCTATGTGAGTCCCTCAGTCGGGAGGATCACCGGGATCCCGCCAGCAAACGTAATATCAAGGCCTATAGCAGACCTGCTCACCCCGGGCTCGTTTGCACGGTTCCGTGACGCCGCCATTGAAGTTCTGGCGCCGGGCGGGGGGCCCGGGCCGGAGACCGGTCGTTCAAAAGCGCTTGAGATCGAAGCACTCCGTGCTGACGGCAGTCCACTCTGGGCGGAGGTGCGGATCAACTCCCTATGCGACGCCGAGGAGGATGCAACAGTCGGCGTTATGGGGGTGATGCGGGACATCAGCGATCGCAAACTGGCTGAAGAGCGGGAGACTCAGTACGTCAGGGAACTCTCCTTCCTCTCCAATGCAGCGGTGGGCTTCGTCGACCTCCCGCCTGAAGACGAGATCTACCGGTTCATCGGCGAACATCTCTGCAGTTTCTTCGACGAGGCACTGGTCTTTGTTGCGCAGTACGACAGCCTCGAACAGAAAATCATCGTCAGGGCTGTCTCGGGAATCGATGAGGACAGAGATCCCCGCCTGTACTCCATGGCACGCGGCAGCATGGGGATGACCCTGCCCCTTCCCGAGGAACTCTACGAAGATCTGCTTGCCGGCGTACTCACACCTCTTGAGCGCGGTACCACTTCGCCACTCTTCATCGGGCAGGTAAAGAGCGCTGCCGAGACATACATGAACGGAACCGCCGGTTCGGTGCACGTGGTCGGGATCGCACGCAGTGACAATCTCTTCGGATGTGCGATCGTGGTCCGGCGAGACGACGACTATATGGAGGCCATATCAACAATCGAGACCTTTGTACACCTCTCTTCGGTGGCTCTCCAGAGGAGGCTCCTTGAGATGGAAATCGAGTCGACCAGATCCCGCCTCCAGCATATCCTCTCCTCCAGCCCGGTCACGATCTTCTCGCTGGAGCCACCCAGAGAGCGGGGCGGAGGCATGGGCCTGATCACCTATGTGACTGAGAACATCATCTCACTCCTCGGCTACGAACCCGAGGAGGTGATCTATGACTCGACATTCTGGACGACCACCCTCCACCCTTCGGACCGTCGCCGGATCCAGGACGAAGAATTCCCTGAACTCCTTGAAGAGGGACACAAAATTCTCGAATTCCGGATGCGTCACAAGGACGGGAAATATCGGTGGCTCCACTTCGAAATGCGCGTGACCAGGGACGAAGAGGGAAACCATGTGGAGGTGATCGGTTCTGCAATCAACATCTCCGAGCGCAAGCGGATCGAGGAGGCCCTCAGGGTGATGGACAGCGCGATCACCTCATCGATCAACGCGATCACCATCACCGATCTGGAAGGAGACCTGGTCTTTGCAAACAACTCGACACTCAAACTCTGGGGATATGACGAGGTCAAGCAAGTGGCGGGCAAGCCCCTTGAGAGGTTCTGGCAGCCGAAGAAGAAGGTCGGGAAGATCCTCGAACGGATCGAGAAAGACGGCGGCTGGATGGGCGAACTTGTCGGGAAGAAGAAAGGGGGCAAGAAGTTCCATGCCAGTGTCTCGGCAAGCATGGTCACCGACGAGGAGGAAGACCCGCTCTGCATGATGTTCTCCTTTATGGACATCACCGAGCGGACTGAGATCGAGGATGAACTGGCAAGATACCGCTCGCACCTGGAAGAGATCGTCTTCGAGCGGACGAAGAAACTGACTGAGACGAACGAGCGGCTCAGTGCCGAAATAATCGAACGAAAACGGGCTGAGGAGGAGATCAGGGCGCTCAGCACCTTCAGGGAAAGCATCATCGAGAACGCCACGATGCTTCTCACTGTCACGGATACCGGGGGGCGGGTCACGGTCTGGAACCAGGCGGCCGAGGAGGTCACCGGGTATGCCAGAGACGAAGTCGTCGGTGGTGCAGAGATCTGGGATCGTCTTGTCCCGGATTCAAGGCTCAGGGCAAAGGTTCTGGAGGTGGTGCGGGGCGAGTGTACCAGATATGACACTTTCAGGAATCTGGAGGTGACGGTCCGCGCCAGGGACGGAGAGGAGAAGATCCTTCTCTGGAATGCACGTACCCTCAGGGACGGGGAGGGACATCCCCAGGGGATCGTCACCCTTGCCAAGGACATCACCACACGCAAGAGGATGGAAGAAGAGATTAGAACAAGCGAGGCACGGTACCGCGCTGTGGTCGAGGACCAGACCGAATGGATCTGCCGCTTCAAGCCGGATATGGATCTGACCTTTGTCAACGAGGCATGTTGCAGATCATTTGGTCTCTCCAGAGACGAACTCCTCTCCACAACCCTCGACACCATTCTCCCCACATGGTTCGCCGACCTTCTCCCCTCGCTGGAGGAGCAACTGCGCGCCGGACGGCAGAGTGTCACCCTCGACGGGAGGGTTAAGTGCAGCAACCAGGAGGAGCGGTGGCACCAGTGGACGGTCAGGGCCATCTTCGCCCCGGACGGTTCGGTCACCGAGTATCAGGTGGTGGGCAGGGACATCACCCTGGTGAAGAAGGCTGAGGAGGAGTTTGTCAGAACCGAGAAACTCCTCTCTCTCTCAGAACTTGCAGGCGGAATTGCCCACGACTTCAACAACATCCTCACCTCGGTGATGGGCAACATCAACCTGGCCAAGATGAAACTCGCACCCGACGACTTTGTCTACCAGCGACTGACCGAGGCGGAGACGGCGACGATGAAGGCAGGCGACATCACCCGCCAGCTCTTCAGTTTCTCTGACCTCTCCGAACCTGAGAAGGATACGGTCGATCTCTCCGACCTGGCGCGCGAGGCCGCGAGTTATGCCCTGCGCGGCTCGAAGTGCAAGTGCCGGTTCGCTCTTGAACCGCTGCCGATGCCAGTGATGGGCGACGCCGCCCAGCTTCTTCAGGTTCTCCACGCCCTCATCATCAACGCAGACCAGGCAATGCCCGAGGGAGGGACGGTGACCATCGGCGCCGGCCCTGTGGAGGTCTCGGGGAGCGACCCCATCCCGATCCCGAAGGGGCGCTACGTCAGGGTCACGGTGGAGGACAGCGGCGTGGGGATCCTGCCAGAGCACATGGGCCGTATCTTCGACCCATACTTCACCACCAAGAAGCACGGGTCAGGGATCGGACTGGCGATGGCTCTCCCGATCATCAAGAACCACGGCGGATGGATGGACGTCGCGTCCGAGCCGGGGATCGGGACGACGTTCTCACTTTATCTTCCTGCAACGGCAACGGATGCGTGTGAGCAGATGAAACCCGCAGTCATTGCGCAGGGCGGGTCCGGCTCTCTCCTCCTGATGGACGACGAGGTCGGGATCCTGGAAACGACAAGTGACATTCTCAGGCACCTCGGCTACACAGTCGCAACGGCCCATGACGGAGAGGAGGCGGTGGCCAGGTTCGCCGGAGCCCAGGAGGCAAACACCCCCTTCGACGGAGTCATCCTCGACTTGACGGTACCCGGGAAGATGGGGGGCCTCGAAACCCTGAAACAACTGAAGCACCTTGACCCCGAGGTGCGGGTCCTGGTCTCAAGCGGTTATCTCAATGACCCGATCATCAAAAATCCCGGCAATTACGGGTTCTATGGGAGTATCGGGAAACCCTACATGTTCGAAGAACTGAGCCGTTCCCTTCAAGAACTCCTCGGCCATTAA